The following proteins are co-located in the Microcebus murinus isolate Inina chromosome 21, M.murinus_Inina_mat1.0, whole genome shotgun sequence genome:
- the PCYOX1L gene encoding prenylcysteine oxidase 1-like, with product MARAAALLAVLAALLAAAAAGGDAPPGKIAVVGAGIGGSAVAHFLQQHFGPRVQIDVYEKGTVGGRLATISVNKQHYESGAASFHSLSLHMQDFVKLLGLRQRREVVGRSAVFGGEHFVLEETDWYLLNLFRLWWHYGISFLRLQMWVEEVMEKFMRIYKYQAHGFAFSGVEELLYSLGESAFVNMTQRSVTESLLQVGVTQRFIDDVVSAVLRASYGQSAAMPAFAGAMSLAGAQGSLWSVEGGNKLVCSGLLKLTKANVIHATVTSVTLHSTEGKALYQVGYENEVGNSSDLYDIVVIASPLHLDNSSSNFTFEGFNPPIEDIQGSFQPSVVSLVHGYLNSSYFGFPDPKLFPFASILTTDFPSFFSTLDNICPVNISANFRRKQPQEAAVWRVQSPQPLFRTQLKTLFRSYYSVQTAEWQAHPLYGSRLTLPRFALHDQLFYLNALEWAASSVEVMAVAAKNVALLAYNRWYQDLDKIDQKDLMHKVKTEL from the exons ATGGCCCGCGCCGCCGCGCTCCTCGCCGTGCTGGCCGCGCTCCTCGCCGCCGCCGCTGCAGGCGGAGACGCCCCGCCCGGCAAAATCG CGGTGGTCGGGGCTGGAATCGGGGGCTCTGCTGTGGCCCATTTCCTCCAGCAGCACTTTGGCCCCCGGGTGCAGATCGACGTGTATGAGAAGGGGACTGTCGGCGGCCGCCTGGCCACCATCTCCGTCAACAAGCAGCACTACGAGAGCGGAGCCGCCTCCTTCCACTCCCTGAGCCTGCACATGCAGGACTTCGTCAAGCTCCTGG GGCTGAGGCAGCGGCGCGAGGTGGTGGGCAGGAGCGCCGTCTTCGGCGGGGAGCACTTCGTGCTGGAGGAGACTGACTGGTACCTGCTGAACCTGTTCCGCCTCTGGTGGCACTACGGCATCAGCTTCCTGAGGCTGCAGATGTGGGTGGAGGAGGTCATGGAGAAGTTCATGAG GATCTATAAGTACCAGGCCCACGGTTTTGCTTTCTCGGGCGTGGAGGAGCTGCTCTACTCACTGGGGGAATCTGCCTTTGTCAACATGACCCAGCGCTCTGTGACCGAGTCCCTGCTCCAGGTGGGCGTCACACAGCGATTTATCGACGATGTCGTCTCTGCCGTCCTGCGGGCCAGCTATGGCCAGTCAGCAGCAATGCCTGCCTTTGCCG GAGCCATGTCACTCGCCGGGGCCCAAGGCAGCCTGTGGTCTGTGGAGGGAGGCAACAAGCTGGTTTGTTCCGGTTTGCTGAAGCTCACCAAGGCCAATGTGATCCACGCCACCGTGACCTCCGTGACCCTGCACAGCACAG aaGGGAAAGCCCTGTACCAGGTGGGGTATGAGAATGAGGTGGGCAATAGCTCAGACTTGTATGACATCGTGGTCATCGCATCCCCTCTGCACCTggacaacagcagcagcaacttCACCTTTGAAGGATTCAACCCACCCATTGAAGACATCCAGGGCTCGTTCCAGCCCAGCGTGGTCTCCTTGGTCCATGGCTACCTCAACTCTTCCTACTTTGGTTTCCCAGACCCTAAGCTTTTCCCCTTTGCCAGCATCCTCACCACAGACTTCCCCAGCTTCTTCTCCACTCTGGACAACATCTGTCCCGTCAACATCTCGGCCAACTTCCGGCGGAAGCAGCCCCAAGAGGCAGCTGTTTGGCGAGTGCAgtccccccagcccctcttccgGACCCAGCTGAAGACCCTCTTCCGTTCCTATTACTCAGTGCAGACGGCTGAGTGGCAGGCCCATCCCCTGTACGGCTCCCGCCTGACTCTCCCAAGGTTTGCGCTCCACGACCAGCTCTTCTACCTCAACGCTCTGGAGTGGGCAGCCAGCTCTGTGGAGGTGATGGCCGTAGCTGCCAAGAATGTGGCCTTGCTGGCTTATAACCGCTGGTACCAGGACCTAGACAAGATCGACCAAAAGGATTTGATGCACAAGGTCAAGACTGAACTGTGA
- the IL17B gene encoding interleukin-17B isoform X1, giving the protein MDWPHNLLLLLTISIFLGLGQPRSPKGKRKGQGRAGPLAPGPPQVPLDLVSRMKPYARMEEYERNLEEMVAQLRNSSELAKRKCEVNLQLWLSNKRSLSPWGYSINHDPSRIPADLPEARCLCLGCVNPFTMQEDRSMVSVPVFSQVPVRRRLCPPPPRLGPCRQRAVMETLAVGCTCIF; this is encoded by the exons ctgctccttcTTACCATCTCCATCTTCCTGGGGCTGGGCCAGCCCAGGAGCCCCAAAGGCAAGAGGAAGGGGCAAGGACGGGCTGGGCCCctggcccctgggcctccccaggTGCCGCTGGACCTGGTGTCGAGGATGAAGCCCTATGCCCGCATGGAGGAGTACGAGAGGAACCTCGAGGAGATGGTGGCCCAGCTGAGAAACAGCTCTGAGCTGGCCAAGAGGAAGTGCGAGGTCAACCTGCAGCTGTGGCTGTCCAACAAGAGGAGCCTGTCCCCCTGGGGCTACAG CATCAACCACGACCCCAGCCGCATCCCCGCAGACCTGCCGGAGGCGCGGTGCCTGTGTCTGGGCTGCGTGAACCCCTTCACCATGCAGGAGGACCGCAGCATGGTGAGCGTGCCGGTGTTCAGCCAGGTGCCCGTGCGCCGCCGCCTgtgcccgccgccgccgcgcctgGGGCCCTGCCGCCAGCGAGCAGTCATGGAGACCCTCGCCGTGGGCTGCACCTGCATCTTCTGA
- the IL17B gene encoding interleukin-17B isoform X2, whose translation MKPYARMEEYERNLEEMVAQLRNSSELAKRKCEVNLQLWLSNKRSLSPWGYSINHDPSRIPADLPEARCLCLGCVNPFTMQEDRSMVSVPVFSQVPVRRRLCPPPPRLGPCRQRAVMETLAVGCTCIF comes from the exons ATGAAGCCCTATGCCCGCATGGAGGAGTACGAGAGGAACCTCGAGGAGATGGTGGCCCAGCTGAGAAACAGCTCTGAGCTGGCCAAGAGGAAGTGCGAGGTCAACCTGCAGCTGTGGCTGTCCAACAAGAGGAGCCTGTCCCCCTGGGGCTACAG CATCAACCACGACCCCAGCCGCATCCCCGCAGACCTGCCGGAGGCGCGGTGCCTGTGTCTGGGCTGCGTGAACCCCTTCACCATGCAGGAGGACCGCAGCATGGTGAGCGTGCCGGTGTTCAGCCAGGTGCCCGTGCGCCGCCGCCTgtgcccgccgccgccgcgcctgGGGCCCTGCCGCCAGCGAGCAGTCATGGAGACCCTCGCCGTGGGCTGCACCTGCATCTTCTGA